One Qipengyuania aurantiaca genomic region harbors:
- the rpoC gene encoding DNA-directed RNA polymerase subunit beta': MNELTKFTNQLAKPETFDEIQIGIASPERIRSWSFGEIKKPETINYRTFKPERDGLFCARIFGPVKDYECLCGKYKRMKYKGVVCEKCGVEVTVTKVRRERMGHIELAAPVAHIWFLKSLPSRIGLLLDMQLKQLERVLYFESYIVTEPGLTPLEKNQLLTEDEMLEAQDEYGEDAFSADIGASAVKTMLMDLDLEQERDDLLEELATTKSKLKPAKIIKRLKVVESFIESGNRPEWMILEVVPVIPPELRPLVPLDGGRFATSDLNDLYRRVINRNNRLKRLMELRAPDIIVRNEKRMLQEAVDALFDNGRRGRVITGANKRPLKSLSDMLKGKQGRFRQNLLGKRVDYSGRSVIVTGPELKLHQCGLPKKMALELFKPFIYARLDAKGLSMTLKQAKKWVEKERKEVWDILDEVIREHPVLLNRAPTLHRLGIQAFEPVLIEGKAIQLHPLVCAAFNADFDGDQMAVHVPLSLEAQLEARVLMMSTNNILSPANGKPIIVPSQDMVLGLYYLSMERQEKTPEFIEGDDGEKHEQLPMFADMAEVHQALEVKSVTLHSKIMARVPQADENGKVEMKRFVTTPGRMLIGECLPKNHKVPFDIVNRLLTKKDIADVIDEVYRHTGQKDTVLFADAIMVLGFRHAFKAGISFGKDDMIIPDSKAGMVEETKALVADYEQQYQDGLITQQEKYNKVIDAWSQCGDRVADAMMEEIRSQPVDKDGKEAQINSIYMMSHSGARGSPAQMKQLAGMRGLMAKPSGEIIENPIISNFKEGLNVLEYFNSTHGARKGLADTALKTANSGYLTRRLVDVSQDCVIVEEDCKTDNALEMRAIVQGGSVIASLGERILGRTVAEDIVNAATGEVIVKAGTLVDEPMVKQIEEAETQVAKIRSPLVCEAKQGVCATCYGRDLARGTPVNIGEAVGVIAAQSIGEPGTQLTMRTFHIGGAAQLNETSHLEAVSDGKVEYRDMPTITDKKGRILSLARNGELAVIDAEGREREIHKVPYGTVLMHKDGGKVKEGDRLAEWDPFSLPIITEQSGVVRFQDLVDTQTMEERVDDATGIAQRVVTEMRATGRKKDDLRPRLTLFNDAGDDSEAARYMLAPGTVLSVEDGQEVQAGDILARASREAAKTRDITGGLPRVAELFEARVPKDNSIIAKISGKIEFVREYKAKRKIAIVPEEGDPVEYLIPKTKIIDVQEGDFVKKGDTLISGSPNPHDILEVLGVEALAEYLCTEIQEVYRLQGVKINDKHIEVIVRQMLQKVEITDSGDTVLLPGEQVDLEEMNETNAKLAKNKEPAKGTPILLGITKASLQTRSFISAASFQETTRVLTQASVEGKKDTLVGLKENVIVGRLIPAGTGAGMNRMRVTASSRDAALRASWKKAQEAIIAANTAEEEHEAELAQGPEAAIGDDPLAAMEGETHGTDADAGDYLNEEAKDGE, encoded by the coding sequence ATGAACGAACTGACCAAATTCACCAACCAGCTCGCGAAGCCCGAAACCTTCGACGAGATCCAGATCGGCATCGCCAGCCCCGAGCGCATCCGCTCGTGGTCCTTCGGCGAAATCAAGAAGCCGGAAACAATCAACTACCGTACGTTCAAACCCGAGCGTGACGGCCTGTTCTGTGCGCGAATCTTCGGTCCGGTGAAGGACTACGAATGCCTGTGCGGCAAGTACAAGCGCATGAAGTACAAGGGCGTCGTCTGCGAAAAGTGCGGCGTCGAAGTCACCGTGACCAAGGTCCGCCGCGAGCGCATGGGCCACATCGAGCTCGCGGCTCCGGTTGCGCATATCTGGTTCCTGAAGTCGCTGCCGTCGCGCATCGGCCTGCTGCTCGACATGCAGCTCAAGCAGCTGGAACGCGTCCTCTACTTCGAAAGCTACATCGTCACCGAGCCGGGCCTGACCCCGCTCGAGAAGAACCAGCTTCTCACCGAAGACGAAATGCTCGAAGCGCAGGACGAGTATGGCGAAGACGCCTTCTCGGCCGACATCGGCGCCTCGGCGGTCAAGACTATGCTCATGGATCTCGACCTCGAGCAGGAGCGTGACGATCTGCTGGAAGAGCTCGCGACCACCAAGTCGAAGCTCAAGCCGGCCAAGATCATCAAGCGCCTCAAGGTTGTCGAAAGCTTCATCGAATCCGGCAACCGTCCGGAATGGATGATCCTCGAAGTCGTGCCGGTCATTCCGCCCGAACTACGCCCGCTTGTCCCGCTGGACGGTGGCCGCTTCGCGACCTCGGACCTCAACGATCTTTATCGTCGTGTGATCAACCGTAACAACCGCCTCAAGCGCCTCATGGAGCTGCGCGCGCCGGACATCATCGTCCGCAACGAAAAGCGTATGCTGCAGGAAGCCGTCGACGCGCTGTTCGACAACGGCCGCCGCGGCCGCGTCATCACCGGCGCGAACAAGCGTCCGCTGAAGTCGCTCAGCGACATGCTCAAGGGCAAGCAGGGCCGCTTCCGTCAGAACCTTTTGGGTAAGCGCGTCGACTATTCGGGCCGTTCGGTCATCGTGACCGGTCCGGAACTCAAGCTGCACCAGTGCGGCCTGCCGAAGAAGATGGCGCTCGAGCTGTTCAAGCCGTTCATCTACGCCCGCCTCGACGCCAAGGGTCTCTCCATGACCCTGAAGCAGGCGAAGAAGTGGGTCGAGAAGGAGCGCAAGGAAGTCTGGGACATCCTCGACGAAGTCATTCGCGAGCATCCGGTCCTTCTGAACCGCGCGCCGACGCTTCACCGCCTCGGCATCCAGGCGTTCGAGCCTGTGCTGATCGAAGGCAAGGCAATCCAGCTTCACCCGCTGGTCTGCGCCGCCTTCAACGCCGACTTCGACGGTGACCAGATGGCCGTCCACGTTCCGCTGAGCCTCGAGGCACAGCTGGAAGCACGCGTCCTGATGATGTCGACCAACAACATCCTCTCGCCCGCCAACGGCAAGCCGATCATCGTGCCGTCGCAGGACATGGTCCTCGGCCTCTACTACCTGTCGATGGAGCGCCAGGAGAAGACGCCCGAGTTCATCGAAGGCGACGATGGCGAGAAGCACGAGCAGCTGCCGATGTTCGCCGACATGGCCGAAGTGCACCAGGCCCTGGAAGTGAAGTCGGTCACGCTTCACTCCAAGATCATGGCGCGCGTCCCCCAGGCCGACGAGAACGGCAAGGTCGAGATGAAGCGTTTCGTCACGACGCCTGGCCGCATGCTCATCGGCGAATGCCTGCCGAAGAACCACAAGGTTCCCTTCGACATCGTCAACCGCCTGCTGACGAAGAAGGACATCGCCGACGTGATCGACGAGGTCTATCGTCACACCGGCCAGAAGGACACTGTGCTGTTCGCCGACGCCATCATGGTGCTGGGCTTCCGCCACGCGTTCAAGGCCGGCATCTCCTTCGGCAAGGACGACATGATCATCCCCGACAGCAAGGCGGGCATGGTCGAAGAGACCAAGGCGCTGGTTGCCGATTACGAGCAGCAGTATCAGGACGGCCTGATCACGCAGCAGGAAAAGTACAACAAGGTCATCGACGCGTGGAGCCAGTGCGGCGACCGCGTGGCCGACGCCATGATGGAAGAAATCCGCTCGCAGCCGGTCGATAAGGACGGCAAGGAAGCGCAGATCAACTCGATCTACATGATGTCGCACTCCGGTGCGCGTGGTAGCCCGGCCCAGATGAAGCAGCTGGCCGGTATGCGCGGCCTCATGGCCAAGCCTTCGGGCGAGATCATCGAGAACCCGATCATCTCGAACTTCAAGGAAGGCCTGAACGTCCTCGAATACTTCAACTCGACCCACGGCGCCCGTAAGGGCCTCGCGGATACCGCGTTGAAGACGGCGAACTCGGGTTACCTGACCCGCCGTCTCGTCGACGTGTCGCAGGACTGCGTCATCGTCGAAGAGGACTGCAAGACCGACAACGCGCTTGAAATGCGCGCCATCGTGCAGGGCGGTAGCGTTATCGCCTCGCTCGGTGAGCGTATCCTCGGCCGTACGGTTGCCGAAGACATCGTCAACGCCGCCACCGGCGAAGTGATCGTCAAGGCCGGCACGCTCGTCGACGAGCCGATGGTCAAGCAGATCGAGGAAGCCGAAACGCAGGTTGCCAAGATCCGCTCGCCGCTGGTCTGCGAAGCCAAGCAGGGCGTTTGCGCCACCTGCTACGGCCGTGACCTTGCGCGCGGTACGCCGGTCAACATCGGTGAAGCTGTCGGCGTCATCGCCGCGCAGTCGATCGGTGAACCCGGCACGCAGCTGACCATGCGTACCTTCCACATCGGCGGTGCCGCACAGCTCAACGAGACCTCGCATCTCGAAGCCGTGTCGGACGGCAAGGTCGAATATCGCGACATGCCGACGATCACCGACAAGAAGGGCCGTATCCTGTCGCTCGCCCGTAACGGTGAACTGGCCGTCATTGACGCCGAAGGCCGCGAACGCGAAATCCACAAGGTGCCTTACGGTACCGTGCTGATGCACAAGGATGGCGGCAAGGTGAAGGAAGGCGATCGTCTCGCCGAGTGGGATCCGTTCTCGCTCCCGATCATCACCGAGCAGTCGGGTGTGGTCCGCTTCCAGGACCTCGTCGACACGCAGACGATGGAAGAACGCGTCGACGATGCCACCGGTATCGCCCAGCGCGTGGTCACCGAAATGCGCGCCACCGGCCGCAAGAAGGACGACCTGCGTCCGCGTCTCACGCTCTTCAACGATGCCGGCGACGACAGCGAAGCGGCGCGCTACATGCTCGCTCCGGGCACGGTGCTGTCGGTCGAGGACGGTCAGGAAGTGCAGGCCGGTGACATCCTTGCCCGTGCTTCGCGTGAAGCCGCCAAGACCCGCGACATCACCGGTGGTCTGCCGCGTGTCGCCGAACTGTTCGAGGCCCGCGTGCCGAAGGACAATTCGATCATCGCCAAGATTTCGGGCAAGATCGAATTCGTTCGCGAATACAAGGCGAAGCGCAAGATCGCGATCGTTCCGGAGGAGGGTGATCCGGTAGAATACCTGATCCCCAAGACCAAGATCATCGACGTCCAGGAAGGCGACTTCGTCAAGAAGGGCGACACGCTGATCTCGGGCTCGCCGAACCCGCACGATATCCTCGAAGTTCTGGGTGTCGAGGCGCTGGCCGAGTATCTCTGCACGGAGATCCAGGAAGTCTATCGACTGCAGGGCGTGAAGATCAACGACAAGCACATCGAGGTGATCGTTCGCCAGATGCTGCAGAAGGTCGAGATCACCGACAGCGGCGATACCGTGCTGCTGCCGGGCGAACAGGTCGACCTCGAGGAGATGAACGAGACCAACGCGAAGCTGGCGAAGAACAAGGAGCCTGCCAAGGGCACCCCGATCCTTCTCGGCATCACCAAGGCCTCGCTCCAGACGCGTTCGTTCATCTCGGCTGCGTCTTTCCAGGAGACCACCCGCGTGCTCACCCAGGCTTCGGTCGAGGGCAAGAAGGACACGCTGGTCGGCCTCAAGGAAAACGTCATCGTGGGCCGTCTCATCCCCGCCGGTACCGGCGCGGGCATGAACCGCATGCGCGTGACCGCCTCCAGCCGCGACGCTGCGCTGCGTGCTTCGTGGAAGAAGGCACAGGAAGCGATCATCGCGGCCAACACTGCCGAAGAAGAGCATGAGGCGGAACTCGCCCAGGGCCCCGAAGCGGCGATCGGCGACGATCCGCTGGCGGCGATGGAAGGGGAAACCCACGGCACCGATGCCGATGCGGGCGACTACCTCAACGAAGAGGCCAAGGACGGCGAATAA
- the rpoB gene encoding DNA-directed RNA polymerase subunit beta, translating to MATKAKAPRNTASGTAKRRIRKIFGDIHEVVDMPNLIEVQRESYEQFLRSDKATGHVSGLEKTLRSVFPLRDFAGTAELDFVHYELEAPKYDIVECRQRGITYAAPMKVTLRLIVFEVDQETETRSVLDIKEQDVYMGDMPLMTDNGTFIINGTERVIVSQMHRSPGVLFDHDRGKTHSSGKLLFAARIIPYRGSWLDFEFDAKDVVNVRIDRKRKLPVTALLYALGLDSEGILSHFYDKVTWKRAKDGWELPFVAENWRGQKPAFPLVDAKTGEEVFPAGQKISPRAANKAAKDGLETLLLPTEEVFGRYASEDLIDESTGRIYIEAGDEVSAENLEVLDAAGVDSLDLLDIDHVNTGPWIRNTMKVDKAENRDEGLEAIYKVMRPGEPPTKETAEALFEGLFFDAERYDLSAVGRVKLNMRLELDAEDTVTTLRKEDILAVVKELVDLKDGKGEVDDIDNLGNRRVRSVGELLENQYRVGLLRMERAVKERMSSVDVSTVMPNDLINAKPAVAAVREFFGSSQLSQFMDQTNPLSEVTHKRRVSALGPGGLTRERAGFEVRDVHPTHYGRICPIETPEGPNIGLINSLSTFARVNKYGFIETPYRKVKDNKVTDEVIYLSAMEEQKHTVAQASAELDDNGGFVEELVSARQAGDNLMAPRETITLMDVSPKQLVSVGASLIPFLENDDANRALMGANMQRQAVPLVKAEAPWVGTGMEETVARDSGAAITAKRGGVVDQVDATRIVIRAIGDVEPGQSGVDIYTLQKFQRSNQDTCINQRPLVKVGETVEPGDVIADGPSTDLGELALGRNTLVAFMPWNGYNYEDSILISERIVKDDVFTSIHIEEFEVMARDTKLGPEDITRDIPNVGEEALRNLDEAGIVYIGAEVHPGDILCGKITPKGESPMTPEEKLLRAIFGEKASDVRDTSLRLPPGVAGTVVEVRVFNRHGIEIDDRTRAIQNEEIERLRKDAADERAILNRATYNRLRDMLVGQTASAAPKGVKKGTEITEEVLEGVDKHEWFKFAVADDNRQQQLEAVKSQYDESVKVIDDKFEDRKEKLERGDELAPGVLKMVKVFVAVKRKLQPGDKMAGRHGNKGVISRILPVEDMPFLADGTPVDIVLNPLGVPSRMNVGQIFETHLGMAARNLGMQIGEQLEDWKKANPNASEDYAKAKPPEAVIERLNDVYGDRYTEDLKARSTEEIVELATNLSRGVPMGTPVFDGAREGDVTVELERAGLDADGQSVLFDGRTGEAFDRKVTVGIIYMLKLHHLVDDKIHARSIGPYSLVTQQPLGGKAQFGGQRFGEMEVWALQAYGAAYTLQEILTVKSDDVIGRTKVYEAIVKGDDTFEAGIPESFNVLVKEMRSLGLNVELKSLSDDEDDDGLAIAAE from the coding sequence ATGGCTACCAAGGCGAAGGCACCCCGCAACACCGCGTCGGGCACTGCAAAGCGGCGTATCCGCAAGATCTTCGGCGACATCCACGAAGTCGTCGACATGCCCAACCTCATCGAGGTGCAGCGCGAGAGCTACGAACAGTTCCTGCGCTCCGACAAGGCGACCGGCCATGTCTCGGGCCTTGAAAAGACGCTGCGCTCGGTCTTCCCGCTGCGCGACTTTGCCGGCACCGCCGAACTCGACTTCGTCCATTACGAACTCGAAGCGCCCAAATACGACATCGTCGAATGCCGCCAGCGCGGGATCACCTATGCGGCCCCGATGAAGGTCACGCTGCGCCTGATCGTCTTCGAAGTCGACCAGGAAACCGAGACCCGCTCCGTCCTCGATATCAAGGAGCAGGACGTCTACATGGGCGACATGCCGCTGATGACGGACAACGGTACCTTCATCATCAACGGTACCGAGCGCGTTATCGTGTCGCAGATGCATCGTTCGCCGGGTGTGCTGTTCGACCATGACCGCGGCAAGACCCACAGCTCGGGCAAGCTCCTCTTTGCTGCCCGCATCATTCCGTACCGCGGTTCGTGGCTCGACTTCGAATTCGACGCCAAGGATGTCGTCAACGTGCGTATCGACCGCAAGCGCAAGCTGCCGGTCACCGCGCTGCTCTACGCGCTCGGCCTCGACAGCGAGGGCATCCTCTCGCACTTCTACGACAAGGTCACCTGGAAGCGCGCCAAGGATGGCTGGGAATTGCCCTTCGTCGCCGAAAACTGGCGCGGTCAGAAGCCGGCCTTCCCGCTGGTCGATGCCAAGACGGGCGAGGAAGTCTTCCCCGCCGGCCAGAAGATCAGCCCGCGCGCAGCCAACAAGGCGGCCAAGGATGGTCTCGAAACCCTGCTGCTGCCGACCGAGGAAGTCTTCGGCCGTTACGCCAGCGAAGACCTGATCGACGAAAGCACCGGCCGCATCTACATCGAAGCGGGTGACGAGGTCTCGGCCGAGAACCTCGAAGTTCTCGACGCTGCCGGCGTCGACAGCCTCGATCTGCTCGACATCGACCACGTCAACACCGGCCCCTGGATCCGCAACACGATGAAGGTCGACAAGGCCGAGAACCGTGATGAGGGCCTGGAAGCGATCTACAAGGTCATGCGTCCCGGCGAACCGCCGACCAAGGAAACCGCCGAAGCGCTGTTCGAAGGCCTGTTCTTCGATGCCGAGCGTTACGATCTCTCCGCTGTGGGCCGCGTCAAGCTCAACATGCGTCTCGAGCTCGATGCGGAAGACACTGTCACCACGCTGCGCAAGGAAGACATCCTCGCCGTGGTCAAGGAGCTGGTCGACCTGAAGGACGGCAAGGGCGAAGTCGACGACATCGACAACCTCGGCAACCGCCGTGTCCGCTCGGTCGGCGAACTGCTCGAAAACCAGTACCGCGTCGGCCTGCTCCGCATGGAACGCGCGGTGAAGGAGCGCATGAGCTCGGTCGACGTGTCGACCGTGATGCCGAACGACCTCATCAACGCAAAGCCCGCCGTCGCGGCCGTGCGCGAGTTCTTCGGCTCGAGCCAGCTCTCGCAGTTCATGGACCAGACCAACCCGCTGTCGGAAGTCACCCACAAGCGCCGCGTTTCGGCGCTTGGCCCGGGCGGCCTCACCCGCGAGCGCGCCGGCTTCGAAGTGCGCGACGTTCACCCGACGCACTATGGCCGTATCTGCCCGATCGAAACGCCGGAAGGCCCGAACATCGGTCTGATCAACTCGCTCTCGACCTTCGCGCGCGTCAACAAATACGGCTTCATCGAGACGCCGTATCGCAAGGTGAAGGACAACAAGGTCACCGACGAGGTCATCTACCTCTCGGCGATGGAAGAGCAGAAGCACACCGTCGCGCAGGCTTCGGCCGAACTCGACGACAACGGCGGCTTCGTGGAAGAGCTGGTTTCGGCGCGTCAGGCGGGCGATAACCTCATGGCTCCGCGCGAAACCATCACGCTGATGGACGTGAGCCCCAAGCAGCTCGTCTCGGTCGGTGCATCGCTCATTCCTTTCCTGGAAAACGATGACGCGAACCGCGCGCTGATGGGCGCCAACATGCAGCGCCAGGCCGTTCCGCTCGTGAAGGCGGAAGCGCCTTGGGTCGGCACCGGCATGGAAGAAACCGTTGCGCGCGATTCCGGCGCGGCCATCACCGCCAAGCGCGGCGGCGTGGTCGACCAGGTCGACGCAACGCGTATCGTGATCCGTGCGATCGGCGATGTCGAACCCGGCCAGTCGGGCGTCGACATCTACACGCTGCAGAAGTTCCAGCGTTCGAACCAGGACACCTGCATCAACCAGCGCCCGCTGGTGAAGGTGGGTGAAACGGTCGAGCCGGGCGACGTGATCGCCGACGGTCCCTCGACCGATTTGGGCGAACTGGCGCTGGGCCGTAACACGCTCGTCGCCTTCATGCCCTGGAACGGCTACAACTACGAGGATAGTATCCTCATCTCCGAGCGCATCGTGAAGGACGACGTCTTCACCTCGATCCACATCGAGGAATTCGAAGTCATGGCTCGCGACACGAAGCTTGGCCCCGAAGACATCACCCGCGACATCCCGAACGTCGGCGAGGAAGCCCTGCGCAACCTCGACGAAGCGGGCATCGTCTACATCGGTGCCGAAGTGCATCCGGGCGATATCCTGTGTGGCAAGATCACGCCGAAGGGCGAAAGCCCGATGACGCCGGAAGAAAAGCTCCTGCGCGCCATCTTCGGTGAAAAGGCCAGCGACGTGCGCGACACCTCGCTTCGCCTGCCGCCGGGCGTTGCCGGCACCGTCGTCGAAGTCCGCGTCTTCAACCGTCACGGTATCGAGATCGACGACCGTACGCGTGCGATCCAGAACGAGGAAATCGAACGCCTCCGCAAGGACGCCGCCGACGAACGCGCCATTCTCAACCGTGCGACCTACAACCGCCTGCGCGACATGCTTGTCGGCCAGACGGCCTCGGCCGCACCGAAGGGCGTGAAGAAGGGCACCGAGATCACCGAAGAGGTGCTCGAGGGCGTCGACAAGCACGAGTGGTTCAAGTTCGCCGTTGCGGACGACAACCGCCAGCAGCAGCTCGAAGCGGTCAAGTCGCAGTACGACGAGAGCGTGAAGGTCATCGACGACAAGTTCGAAGACCGGAAGGAAAAGCTCGAGCGTGGTGATGAACTCGCTCCGGGCGTGCTCAAGATGGTCAAGGTCTTCGTCGCGGTGAAGCGCAAGCTGCAGCCGGGCGACAAGATGGCCGGCCGTCACGGGAACAAGGGTGTCATCAGCCGCATCCTGCCGGTCGAGGACATGCCGTTCCTCGCCGACGGTACGCCGGTCGACATCGTGCTCAACCCGTTGGGCGTGCCGTCGCGCATGAACGTCGGACAGATCTTCGAAACGCATCTCGGCATGGCGGCCCGCAACCTGGGCATGCAGATCGGCGAGCAGCTCGAAGACTGGAAGAAGGCCAATCCGAACGCTTCGGAAGATTACGCCAAGGCGAAGCCGCCCGAAGCCGTGATCGAGCGCCTGAACGACGTCTATGGCGATCGCTATACCGAGGACCTGAAGGCGCGCTCGACCGAGGAAATCGTGGAGCTCGCCACGAACCTCAGCCGCGGCGTCCCGATGGGTACCCCGGTGTTCGACGGCGCACGCGAAGGCGATGTGACCGTGGAGCTGGAGCGTGCCGGTCTCGACGCGGACGGCCAGTCGGTCCTCTTCGACGGTCGCACGGGTGAAGCTTTCGACCGCAAGGTCACCGTGGGCATCATCTACATGCTCAAGCTGCACCACCTCGTCGACGACAAGATCCACGCCCGTTCGATCGGCCCCTACAGCCTCGTCACCCAGCAGCCGCTGGGCGGTAAGGCGCAGTTCGGCGGCCAGCGCTTCGGTGAGATGGAGGTCTGGGCACTCCAGGCCTACGGCGCAGCTTACACGCTGCAGGAAATCCTCACCGTGAAGTCGGACGACGTGATCGGCCGTACCAAGGTCTACGAAGCCATCGTCAAGGGCGACGACACCTTCGAGGCCGGCATTCCGGAGAGCTTCAACGTTCTCGTCAAGGAAATGCGCAGCCTGGGTCTCAACGTCGAACTCAAGTCGCTCAGCGACGACGAAGACGACGACGGCCTCGCGATCGCGGCGGAATAG
- a CDS encoding metallophosphoesterase, with protein sequence MRHLLLLLAALMGLAATSATAEAETRVPDRIVAIGDLHGDYEAWEEIAREAELVDDKGHWSGGTTTLVQLGDIPDRGPESLKIIRQLQSLHEEAAAAGGEVVVLLGNHEAMNVVGDLRYVHPGEYEAFEDRRSAGRREATWKANREKLLAFYRQENPDLSEKEVKALWIADTPLGMLAHRRAWSPGGELGTWAASLPAVVQIGTTLFAHGGLSEERTREPLDAINGRYRYALGADPLTDRSVLEDPLGPLWYRGNVMRPAAPEEGGVSDASDAPPPRLGRMEELELVLSRYEAQRLVIAHTPSMKGIVTELGGRLIRVDTGISAHYGGPRSFLVIEGDEVHAFRQEPDGTWRQQPLDDGE encoded by the coding sequence ATGCGGCACCTGCTGCTCCTGCTGGCGGCCCTGATGGGTTTGGCCGCGACCTCCGCAACCGCGGAGGCCGAGACACGCGTCCCTGACCGCATTGTCGCGATCGGCGACCTTCACGGCGACTACGAAGCGTGGGAAGAAATCGCGCGCGAGGCGGAACTCGTGGATGACAAAGGCCACTGGTCGGGGGGCACGACAACCCTCGTCCAGCTCGGCGACATTCCCGATCGCGGCCCCGAGTCCCTGAAGATCATCCGCCAGCTGCAGTCCCTGCATGAGGAGGCCGCCGCTGCCGGTGGCGAGGTGGTTGTCCTGCTCGGAAATCACGAGGCGATGAATGTCGTCGGCGACCTGCGCTACGTGCATCCGGGCGAGTACGAGGCGTTCGAGGACCGTCGCTCGGCAGGTCGGCGCGAGGCGACATGGAAGGCGAACCGCGAGAAACTGCTCGCCTTTTATCGGCAGGAGAACCCGGACCTGTCCGAGAAAGAGGTGAAAGCCTTATGGATCGCCGATACGCCGCTCGGCATGTTGGCCCATCGCAGGGCTTGGAGCCCGGGAGGCGAGCTCGGCACGTGGGCGGCGAGCCTTCCCGCAGTCGTCCAGATCGGGACGACGCTTTTTGCCCATGGCGGGCTCAGCGAGGAACGAACGCGTGAACCACTCGATGCGATAAACGGACGCTACCGCTACGCCCTGGGCGCAGATCCGCTGACCGACCGGAGCGTTCTCGAGGATCCGCTCGGTCCGCTATGGTATCGCGGAAATGTGATGCGCCCGGCTGCGCCTGAGGAGGGCGGAGTGAGTGATGCGAGCGATGCGCCCCCGCCGCGCCTTGGCCGTATGGAGGAGCTTGAACTCGTGCTCTCACGCTACGAGGCGCAAAGGCTGGTCATTGCCCACACGCCCTCGATGAAAGGCATCGTGACCGAGCTCGGCGGCAGGCTTATCCGGGTCGATACGGGCATATCGGCGCATTACGGCGGGCCCCGAAGCTTCCTCGTCATCGAAGGAGACGAGGTGCACGCCTTTCGGCAGGAGCCGGACGGTACGTGGCGACAGCAGCCGCTGGATGATGGCGAATGA
- a CDS encoding DUF4956 domain-containing protein, protein MIFGKLFVRLTLFYLVVTGAAVAAVTLNPALADFLPLGGAQTLLSQSSADPLSGVRIGAEQVANLGSSVLWLFVAVAGAVLTTLPVTWTYMASRSRAEYDQALVETMIVLPIAVTAIVVMVHNSLALAFSLAGIVGGVRFRNTLKSSGDAIYILLAIGIGLAAGIGALEIALVMTITFNYAFALLWMADYGGKDGTHRYLRSPDREPASTGDDDHDQSGEGSE, encoded by the coding sequence ATGATATTCGGCAAGCTGTTCGTCCGGCTCACGCTCTTCTACCTCGTGGTGACAGGAGCTGCCGTGGCGGCCGTCACTCTCAATCCGGCGCTCGCCGACTTCCTGCCGCTTGGCGGGGCGCAAACCCTCCTCAGCCAGTCCTCCGCCGATCCGCTGAGCGGGGTGAGGATCGGCGCGGAGCAAGTGGCGAACCTCGGAAGCTCGGTGCTGTGGCTGTTCGTCGCCGTGGCCGGGGCTGTGCTCACAACCTTGCCGGTCACCTGGACCTATATGGCGAGCCGGAGCCGGGCCGAATACGACCAGGCGCTGGTCGAAACCATGATCGTGCTGCCGATTGCAGTGACCGCCATCGTTGTCATGGTGCACAATTCGCTCGCGCTGGCGTTCTCGCTTGCCGGGATCGTCGGCGGGGTACGCTTTCGCAACACGCTGAAGAGCTCGGGCGATGCGATCTACATCCTGCTTGCCATCGGGATCGGGCTGGCAGCGGGGATCGGGGCGCTGGAGATTGCGCTCGTCATGACCATCACCTTCAACTACGCCTTCGCCCTGCTGTGGATGGCGGATTATGGCGGCAAAGATGGCACCCACCGTTACTTGCGCTCACCCGACCGTGAACCTGCAAGCACCGGCGACGACGATCACGACCAGTCCGGCGAAGGTAGCGAATAG